The following proteins are co-located in the Wenzhouxiangella marina genome:
- a CDS encoding acetolactate synthase large subunit codes for MKASDLMIKALEREGVRYIFGVPGEENIDLLESIRTSSIELILTRHEQGAGFMAATYGRLTGQPGVCLSTLGPGATNLVTPAAYAQLGAMPMLMITGQKPIKKSKQGRFQIIDVVDLMQPVTKFARQIVDGNMIAPLVREAMRLAIEERPGAVHLELPEDVAREDTDGEILDPVGSLRPNASERAIDEAISMIEQARHPLLLIGAGANRKNTSRVLTEFVERTGIPFVNTQMGKGVIDERSPHFIGTAALSADDFVHDAIEQADLIINVGHDVIEKPPFFMRSGGSQVIHVNFQAAEVDEVYFPQLNVVGDIDSTMERLASGIQDRSRWDFECFDRIREHLETRLARYFSDTRFPMLPQRLVHQLRERLDENAIVALDNGVYKIWFARNYKAYRRNTLLLDNALASMGAGLPSAMMAKMLNPERQVVAVCGDGGFMMNSQELETAVRLKLDLTVIVLNDGAYGMIEWKQTDLGFERFGLQYGNPDFVRYAESYGARGFRPESDQDFGRILSTCLDTPGVKLIDLPVDYSLNHPILNELIKSQDGHLAREC; via the coding sequence ATGAAAGCATCCGATCTGATGATCAAGGCCCTCGAGCGCGAGGGCGTGCGCTACATCTTCGGCGTCCCCGGAGAGGAAAACATCGACCTGCTCGAATCGATCCGGACGTCCTCCATCGAACTGATCCTGACCCGACACGAACAAGGGGCCGGCTTCATGGCGGCCACCTACGGTCGCTTGACGGGCCAGCCCGGCGTCTGCCTCTCGACCCTGGGGCCCGGAGCGACCAATCTGGTCACGCCGGCCGCCTATGCCCAGCTCGGCGCCATGCCGATGCTGATGATCACCGGGCAGAAGCCCATCAAGAAGTCCAAGCAGGGACGCTTCCAGATCATCGACGTGGTCGACCTGATGCAGCCCGTCACCAAATTCGCCCGCCAGATCGTCGACGGCAACATGATCGCGCCACTGGTCCGGGAAGCCATGCGCCTGGCCATCGAAGAGCGTCCGGGCGCCGTCCATCTAGAGCTGCCCGAAGACGTCGCCCGGGAAGACACGGACGGCGAGATTCTCGACCCCGTCGGAAGCCTGCGACCCAACGCTTCGGAGCGCGCCATCGACGAGGCCATCTCGATGATCGAGCAGGCTCGGCACCCCCTGCTACTCATCGGTGCGGGCGCCAATCGCAAGAACACCAGTCGCGTGCTGACCGAGTTCGTCGAGCGAACGGGCATTCCTTTCGTCAACACCCAGATGGGCAAGGGCGTCATCGACGAGCGCAGCCCCCACTTCATCGGCACGGCGGCCCTGTCGGCCGACGACTTCGTCCACGATGCCATCGAGCAGGCCGACCTGATCATCAACGTGGGCCATGACGTGATCGAAAAGCCGCCCTTCTTCATGCGCTCGGGGGGCAGCCAGGTGATTCACGTGAATTTCCAGGCCGCCGAAGTCGATGAGGTCTACTTCCCGCAGCTCAATGTGGTCGGCGACATCGATTCGACCATGGAGCGTCTGGCGAGCGGTATCCAGGATCGGAGTCGCTGGGACTTCGAATGCTTCGATCGCATTCGCGAACACCTCGAAACCCGCCTGGCCCGCTATTTCTCCGACACCCGCTTCCCGATGCTCCCCCAGCGCCTCGTTCATCAGCTGCGCGAACGGCTCGATGAGAACGCCATCGTGGCCCTGGACAACGGCGTCTACAAGATCTGGTTTGCCCGAAACTACAAGGCCTATCGACGCAACACCCTGCTGCTCGACAATGCCCTGGCCTCGATGGGCGCCGGCCTGCCGTCGGCGATGATGGCGAAGATGCTCAACCCGGAGCGCCAGGTCGTGGCCGTCTGCGGCGATGGCGGCTTCATGATGAACTCCCAGGAGCTGGAGACCGCCGTCCGCCTGAAGCTGGACCTGACCGTGATCGTCCTCAATGATGGCGCCTACGGCATGATCGAGTGGAAGCAGACCGACCTGGGCTTCGAGCGCTTCGGCCTGCAGTACGGCAATCCGGACTTCGTTCGCTACGCCGAAAGCTATGGCGCCCGGGGCTTCCGCCCCGAAAGCGATCAGGACTTCGGAAGGATCCTCTCGACCTGCCTGGACACCCCGGGAGTGAAGCTGATCGATC